Proteins from one Candidatus Zixiibacteriota bacterium genomic window:
- a CDS encoding PKD domain-containing protein — MHQWTMPHSSGGRQCRGSALTFAFLGLVFQAVVVTAAEPDAAVPSANQPLTVDWCRTQQIYDAKNVAKAPTNPDACPTNGTCDIAANRNAWIPAVDQPMTTLRLYFHILRMDDGSSAATTPEMLALQVANLNNDFLPSRIQFEYQWRYVNSTAYRSLADAEMDAMKMAFALAADSQINVFVSYVEGSYSFGTFPWDPDALTSRGGIVMTTGHFQSVQSALAHEVGHCLGLWHTFHGVSEVSQCGSCYEPAGTTIGDVLGDLCQDTDPTPTNYSCSPPPGPDPCSGQSWGPTDVQNIMGYSGDACWTEFSTQQKGRMHCWVDDRLMTWVSGVRFTAVNTFGPAPLSVDFSGISAKVVNAWQWNFGDGNLSSEQNPTHVYGPGQFDVSLSIQATDGDYSAVQSDFVSAYADSMIGPVISVQPSQDIRVDVYARNYLPLRELKIPFAWGGPFGLTYDSANTSGLRTNYFEQQQLISYDPSNKRATYFLRSSSTGALPDLVPGSGPVVSLYFSVPGLLFGGPNMISFDGYLSYLPTFVANTGTYNPVVLAATISKCRPGDVDNNGVGPDISDLSFLVDYLFFSGPTPPVTSQADIDGSGSIDIADLTMLLDFLFHNGSLPGCV; from the coding sequence ATGCATCAATGGACCATGCCACATTCGTCCGGGGGCCGGCAATGTCGTGGGTCAGCACTCACATTCGCGTTTCTGGGGCTCGTGTTTCAGGCGGTAGTGGTGACCGCAGCCGAACCCGATGCCGCTGTGCCTTCGGCCAACCAGCCGCTCACCGTGGACTGGTGCCGGACCCAACAGATATATGATGCAAAAAATGTGGCCAAGGCACCCACCAACCCCGATGCCTGCCCGACCAATGGTACCTGCGATATAGCAGCCAATCGCAACGCGTGGATACCGGCTGTCGACCAGCCGATGACGACTCTGCGGCTTTATTTCCATATTCTCCGCATGGATGACGGCAGCAGTGCCGCCACGACCCCCGAAATGCTGGCCTTGCAGGTGGCCAATCTCAACAATGATTTTCTTCCTTCCCGGATCCAGTTCGAATATCAGTGGCGCTATGTCAATTCGACGGCATACCGGTCCCTTGCCGATGCCGAGATGGATGCCATGAAGATGGCGTTTGCGCTGGCAGCCGATTCGCAGATCAACGTATTCGTCTCTTACGTAGAGGGCTCTTATTCATTCGGGACCTTCCCGTGGGACCCTGATGCGCTTACGTCGCGGGGCGGCATTGTTATGACAACGGGGCACTTTCAATCGGTCCAGAGTGCCCTGGCTCACGAGGTAGGTCATTGTCTCGGGCTGTGGCACACATTCCATGGCGTGAGCGAGGTAAGCCAATGCGGCTCCTGCTACGAACCGGCCGGCACAACTATCGGCGATGTCCTGGGGGACCTTTGCCAGGACACCGATCCCACACCCACCAACTACTCCTGCTCTCCCCCGCCCGGTCCGGACCCGTGCAGCGGCCAGAGTTGGGGACCGACGGATGTCCAGAATATCATGGGGTATTCCGGGGATGCCTGCTGGACTGAATTTTCCACGCAACAGAAGGGACGGATGCACTGCTGGGTTGACGACCGGTTGATGACCTGGGTGTCGGGAGTCCGTTTCACCGCCGTCAATACGTTTGGACCGGCGCCGCTGTCGGTAGATTTCAGCGGGATTTCCGCCAAGGTCGTCAATGCGTGGCAGTGGAATTTTGGAGACGGCAATCTCTCATCGGAACAGAATCCAACACACGTGTATGGTCCGGGGCAGTTCGATGTTTCCCTGTCGATACAGGCGACCGATGGCGACTATTCCGCCGTCCAATCCGACTTTGTCTCTGCCTACGCCGATTCGATGATCGGTCCGGTTATATCGGTTCAGCCGAGCCAGGATATCCGGGTGGATGTATACGCGCGCAATTATCTGCCGCTTCGCGAGCTCAAGATCCCGTTCGCCTGGGGCGGGCCTTTTGGCCTCACATACGATTCGGCCAATACCAGCGGCCTGCGAACCAACTATTTCGAGCAGCAGCAACTCATCAGCTATGATCCATCCAATAAGCGCGCGACCTACTTCCTGCGAAGTTCTTCCACCGGCGCGCTGCCTGACCTTGTCCCCGGCTCGGGTCCGGTCGTGAGTCTCTATTTCTCGGTGCCAGGCCTGCTGTTCGGAGGGCCGAACATGATCTCGTTCGACGGCTATTTGTCATACTTGCCGACCTTCGTGGCAAACACCGGCACGTACAATCCGGTCGTGCTTGCGGCCACGATCAGCAAATGCCGTCCCGGCGATGTCGACAACAACGGAGTCGGCCCTGATATTTCGGACCTTTCGTTTCTGGTGGATTACCTCTTTTTCTCCGGCCCGACTCCGCCGGTCACCAGCCAGGCCGATATCGACGGATCCGGCAGTATCGATATCGCCGATCTGACAATGCTCCTCGATTTTCTCTTCCACAACGGGTCTCTGCCCGGATGTGTGTGA
- a CDS encoding T9SS type A sorting domain-containing protein: protein MKRLLPIILAFALAAPDARALISRDPNFTLLWNGFNSVFVRDSFVVAAGNDGLMVLRYDSATSLYGPVTTRFLDSRPARLKVTADVMSVQTDAQTLYFYDLSRLPELAQLGYADLGGTPITDFDLHGQSLFVCRGFKGLWRYQLTNYSSPQFIDSSMLGIHYVQVQSNDSELLALDDYNGILRYRLDTVGFGTFIDYLYIPFRVSSFLAFDSTIALSTDTDAVMLARFGAAGPTIFDTIGLFSVPQRMYAIDTMLVVTNDDMNLVEVVSLRSFTVFHSYLLDAPALNKQAAVFERYGENFIMFAGASGGLLTYSLDELWFNPAPRQGLGRPGNITGLAMIDNRLYTAGVANPLDAYSLALDGNPTFDTTYLQGLNQVSAMTNNGDTLFVQYTQMKRVFILEMRPESLAFGGAILNDADPVVQLLFNPHYIDTLRSFFVAQETKVRLYTISDPDADSNPGLILPAGSVSVLGRIRRIAVLDSVLCIASNKGLWLYRIYNDFTTDYRTHIDLTAEANHLLPYQGKLLVFDANDMVVFDITDPALPVVDTTIAMPFGVYGATFAEDRLYTVGPYGIMVFDATGPLPSLLDYGGRSGSLIAAENGIVAVSDGSAIHIFDLRTFRTDFVNNDNAGPESFSLEQNYPNPFNPSTTIAYYLPYPSRVDLIVYNILGQEVITLVDEVRPAGIHTVEWDGSTSAGSPASTGVYFYRLTAGERTETRKMILLK, encoded by the coding sequence ATGAAAAGACTACTTCCGATCATACTTGCGTTTGCCCTTGCCGCGCCGGACGCCCGCGCGCTGATTTCGCGCGACCCGAACTTCACACTCCTGTGGAACGGATTTAACTCGGTCTTCGTGCGGGACAGTTTTGTCGTAGCGGCAGGCAACGATGGACTGATGGTGCTCCGGTATGATTCAGCAACTTCATTGTACGGTCCGGTGACGACACGATTTCTGGATTCGCGTCCGGCCCGCCTGAAGGTCACGGCGGACGTGATGAGTGTACAGACCGATGCGCAAACGCTTTACTTCTACGACCTAAGCCGCCTTCCGGAACTGGCCCAACTGGGATACGCCGATCTTGGTGGGACGCCGATCACAGACTTCGATCTGCACGGCCAGAGTCTATTTGTCTGCCGTGGATTCAAGGGGCTCTGGCGGTATCAACTGACCAACTACTCGTCCCCGCAGTTTATCGATTCGAGCATGCTGGGGATCCACTATGTGCAAGTGCAGTCCAACGACAGCGAACTGCTGGCACTGGACGACTACAACGGGATTCTTCGATACCGGCTCGACACAGTCGGGTTCGGAACGTTCATCGACTATCTATACATTCCGTTCCGAGTAAGCTCGTTTCTCGCGTTTGACTCGACTATCGCGCTGAGTACCGACACCGACGCCGTTATGCTGGCGCGCTTTGGTGCCGCAGGCCCCACGATATTCGATACCATTGGTCTATTCTCGGTGCCTCAACGCATGTATGCGATTGACACGATGCTGGTCGTTACCAATGACGACATGAACCTGGTGGAAGTGGTCAGCCTTCGGAGCTTCACGGTCTTCCATTCGTATCTGCTGGATGCTCCTGCTCTGAACAAACAGGCAGCGGTTTTTGAGCGGTATGGCGAGAATTTCATCATGTTCGCCGGTGCCTCAGGAGGCCTTCTTACCTATTCGCTCGACGAACTCTGGTTCAATCCTGCACCGCGCCAGGGGCTGGGACGGCCGGGCAATATCACGGGCCTGGCGATGATCGATAACCGGCTGTATACGGCCGGCGTCGCGAATCCGCTCGATGCTTATTCGCTGGCCCTTGATGGAAACCCGACCTTCGATACGACCTACCTGCAGGGACTGAATCAGGTGTCGGCCATGACCAACAATGGTGATACGTTGTTCGTGCAGTACACGCAGATGAAGCGTGTGTTCATTCTGGAGATGCGGCCGGAATCGCTGGCCTTTGGGGGTGCGATCCTCAACGATGCCGACCCGGTTGTTCAGCTCCTGTTCAACCCGCACTACATCGACACCCTCAGGTCGTTCTTTGTCGCTCAGGAGACCAAGGTGCGGCTGTACACGATCTCCGACCCTGACGCCGACTCCAACCCAGGCTTGATTTTGCCGGCAGGGTCGGTTTCCGTACTGGGGAGGATACGTCGAATAGCCGTACTGGACTCGGTGCTCTGCATTGCGAGCAACAAAGGACTCTGGCTCTACCGCATCTACAATGATTTCACGACCGATTATCGGACACATATCGACCTGACCGCCGAGGCGAATCATCTGCTTCCATATCAGGGGAAGCTGCTGGTCTTCGATGCCAATGATATGGTGGTGTTTGATATCACCGACCCGGCATTGCCGGTAGTCGATACGACTATCGCCATGCCGTTCGGCGTGTATGGCGCCACGTTCGCCGAAGATCGCCTGTATACCGTGGGACCGTACGGGATCATGGTGTTCGATGCCACGGGTCCGTTACCGAGCTTGCTTGACTATGGTGGGCGGTCCGGTTCACTGATCGCAGCCGAGAACGGCATCGTGGCTGTCTCCGACGGCTCCGCCATCCACATCTTCGATCTGAGAACATTCCGCACTGACTTCGTCAATAACGACAACGCCGGACCGGAGTCATTTTCGCTTGAGCAAAACTACCCCAACCCCTTCAATCCCAGCACGACCATTGCCTATTATTTGCCGTATCCTTCCCGCGTTGATCTGATCGTGTACAACATCCTCGGGCAGGAAGTGATCACGCTTGTCGACGAGGTGCGACCGGCCGGAATCCACACAGTCGAATGGGACGGCAGTACCAGCGCCGGTTCTCCCGCGAGCACAGGTGTGTACTTCTATCGCTTGACAGCCGGCGAACGGACCGAGACGCGTAAGATGATTCTCCTGAAATAA
- a CDS encoding S8 family serine peptidase — MPLFALGVTEARSEELRGPVPGRFIVKLSPHTKAAVLQQAAATEGSLTAISQLRLRDDLRGAEFWDRYYIFTATKSDATLAAAALAIGQNNIEWIEQDYYLEFFDFPTDPLFTNQWYLRNTGQEYLGIDRREGNGNDSLVLKRGVADKDMRVSAFYQTPPIETTRVVVAIVDTGTDPDHPELAGRYWKNPDEIPSNGIDDDHNGFVDDTLGYDVSGDIPSLFNIVGDNDPTDIVGHGTHIAGIVAANADGNGVVGVAPWAEIMSVKIRPNATNAVGAAGIMYAVNAGAQVINISWGTPFEALILKDALDFARRNGVFVAIAAGNTGRQDTFYPAAFDSAFAVAAGNSSGFVASFSTFGPQIDITAPGLDILSLRAAGTDMYADAGEPGVRIIGPDSLYYLADGTSMAAPVVAGAAAFLLGVRPDLNLDQLEDLLRMGASDLVDPLDKNDTLPGPDSVSGYGYINVAQSYGLLQHGGLTFAQPTRMSRYTGAVPIVVRPVASYSGPWWLAYAVPCDPNNWLPIDSGLLFPSDSLTWNFDQPAINGDVTLRLLDEFGTSITTRFTYVNSRGLELTSPAPAEELRYNVMIRGSAYGPHFDSMLLSFQSAGKQPIQLLRSSAEFFDTLIYTWNISGVDTGDATILLTGHFDGTVVTDSIPVRISSTYAAGWPQALAGRGSQTPVCGDIDGDGQKEIIVGTSSGLYAFHANGVVVDGFPLMPDKDMRCVPAIFDVDGDGSNDIITTNEDGIHVFRHDGTEALGWPKNCTTGLLAFGYPNPTVTNLTPNEPPAIAIVNEGGQLLAYELNGDSYFYSLRGFYSSINPGWTPAYRYGGNLVTTTDLNGDNLREAVASFSGILPSSGTAVFDGRTGQPAFDLPSPLVINATVVYGTALADLTGDSLPEIVSCGYDATNARVIWAKTQGLFDLPGFPIRLPEMSGWRGNFPTLADLDLDGIPEILCTFFEFDIGTLYIFRVDGTPYIERAGRPVGEAFRYSMTFGVPMVANLAGDQYPEIVFRGGYILPGTGTEKLFLLDYQANLLPGWPITTAAPNNLVISSPYAPLVDDIDGDGFVEMALTGDANQIFVWNLETSYDNGRNSARLLGDNRNSAILPGAAVPTDAPAEGGTLPTTLTLRQNYPNPFNPSTTISFALPQRGKIRLTVFNLLGQQVATLVDNELPPGEHRVQFDGSAYASGLYLYRLVTDNGTVAKKMLLIK; from the coding sequence ATGCCATTGTTTGCCCTTGGGGTCACGGAGGCTCGATCCGAAGAGCTTCGCGGCCCTGTCCCCGGGCGATTCATTGTCAAACTCTCCCCACACACCAAAGCCGCTGTACTTCAACAGGCCGCTGCTACAGAGGGTTCACTCACCGCGATTTCACAGCTCAGACTTCGGGACGATCTTCGCGGGGCCGAGTTTTGGGACCGGTACTACATATTCACTGCCACCAAGTCAGATGCAACCCTCGCGGCGGCAGCATTGGCGATCGGGCAGAACAATATCGAATGGATCGAGCAAGATTACTATCTGGAGTTTTTTGATTTCCCGACGGACCCCCTGTTTACAAACCAGTGGTACCTTCGAAACACCGGGCAGGAGTATCTGGGCATCGACCGCAGAGAAGGAAACGGTAATGACAGTCTGGTGTTGAAACGAGGGGTGGCCGACAAGGACATGCGCGTCTCGGCGTTCTATCAGACTCCGCCGATCGAAACGACGCGAGTGGTTGTGGCGATTGTTGATACCGGCACGGACCCAGACCATCCCGAGCTGGCCGGACGATACTGGAAAAACCCGGACGAAATTCCATCAAACGGAATCGATGATGACCACAACGGCTTTGTGGATGACACGCTGGGGTACGACGTCTCCGGGGATATTCCGTCGTTATTCAATATCGTTGGCGACAATGACCCGACCGACATTGTCGGCCACGGCACACATATTGCCGGAATCGTGGCGGCCAATGCCGACGGCAACGGCGTTGTCGGCGTCGCGCCGTGGGCAGAGATCATGTCGGTCAAGATCAGACCGAATGCCACCAATGCGGTTGGGGCCGCAGGCATCATGTATGCCGTCAACGCGGGAGCGCAGGTTATCAACATCAGTTGGGGAACGCCGTTTGAGGCGCTGATCCTGAAAGACGCCCTCGACTTCGCGCGTCGCAACGGTGTTTTTGTCGCCATTGCGGCCGGTAATACCGGGCGGCAGGACACATTCTATCCGGCTGCCTTCGATTCCGCGTTCGCTGTCGCGGCCGGGAATTCTTCGGGATTCGTGGCGTCGTTCTCAACTTTTGGCCCGCAAATCGACATAACGGCCCCCGGGCTCGACATCCTTTCGCTGCGTGCGGCGGGAACAGACATGTACGCTGATGCCGGTGAACCTGGCGTGCGGATCATTGGACCGGACTCGCTCTATTACCTTGCCGATGGGACCTCGATGGCTGCTCCAGTCGTGGCCGGGGCAGCAGCATTCTTGTTGGGGGTGCGACCCGATCTGAATCTCGACCAACTCGAAGACCTGCTTCGCATGGGAGCGTCCGATCTGGTTGACCCGCTGGACAAGAACGATACGCTGCCGGGACCAGATTCAGTTTCCGGCTACGGCTACATCAACGTAGCACAATCGTATGGTTTACTGCAACACGGCGGGTTAACCTTTGCACAGCCGACCCGCATGAGCCGTTACACCGGTGCGGTGCCGATCGTGGTGAGACCAGTAGCTTCGTACTCCGGCCCCTGGTGGTTGGCGTACGCCGTCCCGTGCGATCCCAACAATTGGCTCCCTATCGACTCAGGCTTATTATTCCCATCAGACTCACTGACCTGGAATTTCGACCAGCCGGCCATCAACGGCGATGTGACCCTTCGCCTGCTTGATGAGTTCGGTACTAGCATCACCACTCGCTTTACGTACGTGAACTCGCGCGGTCTGGAGTTGACGTCGCCGGCTCCCGCGGAGGAACTCCGCTACAACGTCATGATCCGCGGCTCAGCGTACGGACCTCATTTCGATTCCATGTTGCTGTCGTTTCAGTCTGCGGGTAAGCAGCCGATCCAGTTGCTTCGGAGCAGTGCCGAGTTTTTCGATACATTGATCTATACGTGGAATATCTCCGGGGTGGATACCGGTGATGCGACGATTCTCCTGACCGGCCATTTCGATGGCACAGTTGTGACCGATTCGATACCGGTGCGGATCAGTTCGACCTACGCGGCCGGATGGCCACAGGCGCTGGCTGGTCGTGGCTCACAAACGCCGGTTTGCGGCGATATCGATGGTGACGGGCAGAAGGAGATCATTGTAGGGACGAGTTCCGGGTTGTATGCGTTTCACGCCAATGGCGTCGTTGTCGACGGATTTCCGCTCATGCCTGACAAAGACATGCGCTGTGTGCCGGCCATATTCGACGTCGATGGCGACGGCAGTAATGATATCATTACGACGAACGAAGATGGCATCCACGTGTTTCGACACGATGGTACTGAGGCGCTCGGCTGGCCGAAAAATTGCACCACCGGCCTGCTCGCGTTTGGCTACCCAAATCCGACTGTCACGAATCTCACGCCGAATGAGCCGCCGGCGATCGCAATCGTCAACGAGGGGGGACAACTTCTGGCCTACGAACTGAACGGCGACTCATATTTCTACTCGCTCAGGGGATTCTACTCATCAATCAACCCCGGATGGACACCGGCGTATCGATACGGCGGTAATCTGGTGACGACAACTGATCTCAATGGCGACAATCTCCGAGAGGCGGTCGCAAGTTTCAGCGGCATTCTGCCGTCCTCGGGGACAGCGGTGTTCGATGGTCGCACCGGTCAACCCGCCTTTGATCTGCCATCACCACTGGTAATCAACGCGACTGTTGTCTACGGCACCGCGCTCGCCGATCTCACCGGTGATAGTCTCCCGGAGATCGTGAGCTGTGGCTACGACGCCACCAACGCCCGCGTTATATGGGCGAAGACTCAGGGGCTGTTCGATCTGCCCGGGTTCCCCATCCGGCTGCCGGAAATGAGCGGATGGCGCGGGAACTTCCCTACGCTCGCGGATCTCGACCTCGACGGCATTCCGGAGATTCTCTGCACGTTCTTCGAGTTTGATATAGGGACGTTGTATATTTTTCGTGTCGATGGCACACCGTACATTGAGAGAGCAGGCAGACCGGTCGGCGAAGCTTTTCGGTACTCCATGACTTTCGGTGTACCGATGGTGGCCAATCTGGCCGGCGATCAGTATCCGGAGATTGTCTTCCGGGGCGGTTACATCCTCCCAGGCACCGGCACAGAGAAGCTCTTCCTGCTCGATTACCAGGCAAATCTCCTCCCTGGCTGGCCGATCACCACAGCGGCGCCCAACAATCTTGTCATTTCCAGTCCCTACGCGCCTCTGGTGGATGATATCGATGGCGACGGTTTTGTTGAGATGGCTTTGACGGGCGATGCCAACCAGATATTTGTCTGGAATTTGGAGACCTCTTATGACAACGGCCGAAACAGCGCCCGGTTACTTGGCGACAATCGAAACAGCGCCATTCTCCCGGGCGCCGCGGTGCCCACTGATGCACCTGCCGAGGGAGGCACGCTGCCAACAACGCTGACCTTGCGGCAGAACTATCCCAATCCTTTTAATCCATCGACAACCATATCCTTCGCACTGCCGCAAAGAGGCAAGATACGGTTGACGGTGTTCAACCTGCTCGGGCAGCAGGTAGCTACTCTTGTCGATAACGAGTTGCCTCCCGGAGAGCATCGAGTGCAATTCGATGGTTCTGCATATGCCTCCGGTCTTTATCTGTACCGACTTGTCACTGACAATGGGACGGTTGCCAAAAAGATGTTGCTGATAAAATGA
- a CDS encoding C1 family peptidase, with the protein MLSREQYRCPAFVGILFLIVFMIGANAPVFGQLTSDDIARLKEQGEKEGWTFIVKENEATQYPLSQITGLKVPDDWRQNAKVYSPKIDPATLPPSYDWRSITAMPPIRNQGGCGSCWAFATVGAMECAIKIYDDTVVNLSEQWLVSCNNRGWGCDGGWLAFDFFQWDSDPCNGIGAIAETSFPYVAADVACSCPYEHLYRIDSWGFVDGEWVIPTPEAMKQAIMEYGPIAVCVYANSAFQAYGGGIFNACENQWINHAVVLVGWDDTQGPGGVWIMRNSWGQSWGESGYMRIPYGCCEIGYGAAWMDYSGVRLSGTPTFGPAPLAVDFTGVCGRTVNSWLWDFGDGSGSDMQNCAHSYQPGMYNVTLTVQTPTKPYQALRVDYVSVYADTLNGGTLNIEPRQKIRVDVYGRNCLPLKEMTIPFTWGGPFALTLDSVSTAGLRTDSMETRQYINFDPSNRRATYFMRASASGGPQTLAAGAGPVLSIFLTAPGLLYGGPHTMSFAGYGNYSPTFLAEAGSYTPILYDAVLNRCRPGDVDGNSIGPDISDLSYLVDFLFMGGPQPPSAPSANVDGQGQVDISDLTYLAEYLFMGGPAPQACS; encoded by the coding sequence ATGTTGAGTCGCGAGCAGTATCGGTGCCCGGCGTTTGTCGGGATTCTATTTCTCATTGTGTTCATGATCGGCGCGAATGCTCCGGTGTTCGGCCAGTTGACAAGCGACGACATAGCCAGGCTGAAGGAGCAAGGCGAAAAAGAGGGGTGGACGTTTATCGTCAAAGAGAACGAAGCCACTCAGTATCCTCTCTCCCAGATCACCGGCTTAAAAGTGCCGGATGATTGGAGGCAGAATGCGAAGGTCTATTCGCCGAAGATCGATCCTGCCACCCTGCCGCCATCGTATGATTGGCGTTCGATAACGGCCATGCCGCCGATTCGTAACCAGGGTGGGTGTGGTAGTTGCTGGGCGTTTGCAACGGTGGGAGCGATGGAGTGCGCCATCAAGATCTACGATGACACCGTGGTCAACCTCTCCGAGCAATGGCTGGTGAGCTGTAATAATCGCGGCTGGGGCTGCGACGGCGGTTGGTTGGCGTTTGATTTCTTTCAGTGGGATAGCGATCCGTGCAACGGTATCGGCGCTATTGCCGAAACGTCTTTTCCGTATGTAGCCGCCGACGTGGCCTGCAGTTGCCCGTATGAGCATCTGTATCGCATCGATTCCTGGGGTTTTGTCGACGGCGAATGGGTCATTCCAACTCCGGAGGCAATGAAGCAGGCGATCATGGAGTATGGTCCAATAGCGGTGTGTGTGTACGCCAACAGTGCTTTCCAGGCATATGGCGGCGGCATTTTCAATGCCTGCGAAAATCAGTGGATAAATCACGCCGTGGTGTTGGTCGGGTGGGATGATACTCAGGGCCCGGGCGGGGTGTGGATCATGCGGAATTCCTGGGGTCAGAGCTGGGGTGAAAGCGGCTATATGCGCATCCCGTACGGATGCTGCGAGATCGGATACGGCGCCGCGTGGATGGACTATTCTGGTGTCCGCTTGAGTGGTACACCTACCTTTGGACCGGCGCCTCTTGCCGTCGACTTCACTGGTGTGTGCGGGCGGACCGTAAATTCATGGTTGTGGGACTTTGGAGATGGCTCCGGGTCGGACATGCAGAACTGCGCGCACAGCTACCAGCCGGGGATGTATAATGTGACGCTCACGGTGCAGACCCCGACCAAGCCGTACCAGGCACTTCGAGTCGACTACGTATCCGTGTACGCCGACACTCTGAACGGTGGAACGCTGAACATTGAGCCGCGACAGAAGATTCGTGTCGATGTGTATGGGAGAAATTGCCTGCCTTTGAAAGAAATGACCATCCCGTTCACCTGGGGCGGACCGTTCGCGCTGACTCTCGATTCGGTGAGCACTGCCGGGCTTCGGACCGACAGCATGGAGACGAGACAGTATATCAACTTCGATCCCTCTAACAGACGTGCTACCTATTTCATGAGGGCTTCAGCGAGCGGCGGTCCGCAGACGTTGGCGGCTGGAGCTGGTCCCGTATTGAGTATTTTCCTGACGGCACCGGGGCTGCTGTATGGAGGACCGCACACGATGTCTTTCGCAGGTTACGGCAATTACTCCCCTACTTTTCTTGCTGAGGCCGGCAGCTACACGCCTATTCTGTATGACGCCGTGCTTAACCGATGCCGTCCGGGTGATGTCGACGGCAACAGCATCGGTCCAGACATATCGGACTTGAGCTACTTAGTGGACTTCTTGTTCATGGGGGGTCCGCAGCCACCATCGGCGCCATCGGCGAATGTCGACGGTCAGGGCCAGGTGGATATTTCCGACCTGACCTACCTGGCGGAATATCTGTTCATGGGAGGACCAGCACCTCAGGCATGCAGTTAG
- a CDS encoding homocysteine S-methyltransferase family protein — translation MDTTFRSRLLQEPVLFDGGVGTEIRSRVSMYVCEEANLVNPDLILAIHCDYLRAGADVITTNTFCAQARYLGRLGLAASCAQFNLRGVGLAKEACASPAGENRNRWVAGSIGPGISLTESEFDQAMADYRNQAQTLTEAGADLLIIETCQSALQMRAALVGVSRAVADSQRDLPLVVTIGPTLGGSLPGELSVDLLVRAYQDHGLAAIGFSCGAGPSSMIKLLENARDRFDGPLVVLPSAGLPINTHTGLEYPIPATEFADQMGVIIERFSPSIIGGCCGTTPEYIRALSSVLSGTQSH, via the coding sequence ATGGATACAACGTTTCGATCACGGTTGTTGCAAGAGCCGGTTCTCTTCGACGGTGGTGTTGGTACGGAGATTCGGTCGCGCGTCAGCATGTACGTGTGCGAGGAGGCGAATCTGGTTAACCCGGATTTGATCCTCGCAATTCACTGCGACTACCTCAGAGCCGGAGCCGACGTTATCACAACCAATACCTTTTGTGCCCAGGCGCGGTACTTAGGCCGACTGGGACTCGCTGCAAGCTGCGCACAGTTCAATCTTCGCGGAGTCGGTCTGGCCAAAGAGGCCTGTGCGAGCCCGGCAGGTGAAAACCGTAACCGGTGGGTGGCAGGATCAATCGGACCCGGCATATCACTGACAGAAAGCGAATTCGATCAGGCGATGGCGGATTATCGAAATCAAGCACAGACACTGACTGAAGCTGGTGCTGATCTGCTCATCATAGAGACCTGTCAATCCGCACTCCAGATGCGGGCGGCATTGGTCGGAGTCAGCCGCGCCGTGGCGGATTCACAACGGGACCTGCCCTTAGTGGTGACCATCGGGCCCACACTGGGAGGATCGTTGCCCGGCGAACTATCCGTGGATCTCCTTGTTCGGGCATACCAGGACCACGGCCTGGCGGCGATCGGGTTCAGTTGCGGCGCCGGTCCATCATCGATGATCAAGCTGCTGGAAAATGCTCGTGATCGTTTTGATGGTCCGCTGGTGGTGCTGCCAAGTGCCGGTCTGCCGATCAATACGCACACCGGTCTCGAATACCCCATCCCGGCGACTGAGTTTGCAGACCAGATGGGGGTCATAATCGAGCGGTTTTCTCCGTCTATAATCGGGGGTTGTTGCGGCACGACTCCCGAGTACATCCGAGCCTTGTCATCCGTTCTTTCCGGAACGCAATCACATTAG